The Gemmatimonas phototrophica region ACCGCATCGGCCACGGCGAACGCCGCGATAGTGCGTCCCGACTCCACTAGATAGATGACGCCTTGTCCGGCGGCCATCACGGTCTCCGTATACGTCTGCAACTCTGCAGTCGGCGAAATCCCGAGGCTGGCCAGTAGATTGGGCCCGCCCCCCTCGAGCTGTCGGCCGTTGACCACCGCGCGCACGCCGCGACCTGGTATGGACTCAAAATTCGTGGCCGCGGGCACTTCGAGTTTGCGCTCAGCGGCGCTCGTGACAATGGCACGTGCCACCGGGTGTTCGGCATCGCGTTCCACGGCCGCAGCAAGGCGCAGCGCCTCGTCCTCGCCAAGGCCCACCGCCGTTTTCATTGAGACCACGCGATGCTGACCGAGTGTCAACGTACCGGTCTTGTCGAACACCACGGTCGTGAGGTTCCGCGCCTCCTCCAATCCACGACGATCTCGTACCAGTAGCCCGCTCTGCGCGCCAAGCGTGGTCGAGATGGCGAGGACCAGCGGCACCGCCAGTCCAAGCGCGTGCGGGCAGCTGATCACCAGCACGGTTACCAGTCGCTCGACCGCTGTAGCCATCGTTGCACCGCTCGCCAACCATGCCACGAACGTCACGGCGCCTGCGCCAATGGCAATCCACGTCAGCCAGAACGCCGCGCGGTCGGCAAGCATCTGCGCGCCCGAACGCGACGCTTGTGCTTGGGCAACCAGCCGCATGATCCCCGCAAGTGCGGTGTGGTCACCCGTCCCTGTGACCTCCACCCGCAGCGATCCCGCCCCATTTATCGCACCAGCAATGACCGTGGCGCCCTCCGCCTTCTCGACCGGCGCAGACTCTCCGGTGATTAGCGCTTCGTTCACCGCGCTCCTGCCAGCCCTCACAACTCCATCTGCCGGCACATTGGCGCCCGGGCGCACCAGCACGATGTCGCCATCGTGAAGCGCGGCCACCGGCACCTCCTCCAGCCGCTCATCGGTGCCCGCTCCGTGCACGCGCGTCGCTGAAGATGGAAGCAGTTTTGCCAGTTCGCCGAGTGCGCCCTGCGCCTGCGAGACCGAGCGCATTTCGAGCCAGTGTCCCAGCAGCATGATGGTCACCAGACTCGCCAGCTCTTCCCACAGCGGCATGGCGGGGAAGCCGAGCACGACGGCCGCGCTGAACGCGAAGGCCACGCTGATAGCGAGCGCGATCAGCGTCATCATCGCTGGGACGCGGTCCGCGATCTCTTGCCGTGCTCCTCGCAAGAAGGGCCAGCCGCCGTACGCGAAGACGGCCGTGCCAAATATCGCCGGGATCCATCTGGCGCCGGGAAAAACCGGCGCGGTATAACCCAGCGCGTTCTGGAGCATGTGCCCCCAGACCAGTGTCGGCAGCGTCAGCGCCAGCGAGAGCCAGAACTTGTTCTTGAACATGTCGACCGAGTGGCCGGCATGCTTGTCATGCGCGCCGTGGTCGGTGCCAGCCATACCGCCTGCGGCATGCGACGAGTGCGACACCGTCTGCGTGTCTGCCGACTGATGGTGATGAGCCGTGTGAGCATCCGTCATTCTGTGCTTCAACCCGTTATGAGGGACACATTGTGTGCGGCCGTTCTCTTTCAAGCTAGTGGCTTTACGCTGAGTAAAGCCGGGCCCGCCAGCCCGTACGGGCACCTGCTCCCACTCCGCGCTGCCGATAGCCCAGTTGCCATGCCGCTTTACGGACCGTAAAGTCCACGGCGTGACGCGTCTCTCATATTCTTCTGCCCGCCAACCATGCCCTTCCGCCTGACTCGCCCATCCTGCCTGATTGCACTGGCGCTCTGCTTCGGCGGACTCGCGCCGCGCGTTCGCGCTCAGGCCACGCCAGCTTCGCCGAGTGACTCCGCGGCCGCGGCCGCGACGGTCGAACGATTTCACCAGGCGCTGTCGGCACACGACTCCGTGACCGCCGTGTCGTTGCTGGCATACGACGCGCTCATTTTGGAGAGCGGCGTGATTGAATCGCGGGCGGATTATGTGGGCCACCATCTGGCCGCCGATATGAAAGCCGGTCAGGGGGCGAAGCGCACCAAGACGGTGCTGCGCGTTACCGTGATTGGCGAGGTCGCCTACGTGGTCACGAAAACGGCGACGCCGGCCACCAATGCGGACGGCTCGAATGGCTCAGACATGGCCGAACTCATGCTGCTGTCGAAGTCGGGAACAGGGTGGACCATCCGCGCCGTGCACTGGTCCTCGCGGCGGCGCCGAGCATGAGATATCAGCAGGCTGTTGGAGACCGACGCAGCTGTCTGTAACGCGTGCGACGCTGCGTGGTTGCCGGAGCCTCGTTGCTGGCATCTTTGGCCGGGCGCGCAGCACGGCTCACAACGCCAGGGGTTCAGGCAGGTCCACCGAAACAGAGGTAGCCATGACGAGGGGGTACCAGACCGGTGCGCCCGGTGATTGGTCCACGCGAAATCCAAGCGCAGGCAGCGGCTGTACGA contains the following coding sequences:
- a CDS encoding DUF4440 domain-containing protein — its product is MPFRLTRPSCLIALALCFGGLAPRVRAQATPASPSDSAAAAATVERFHQALSAHDSVTAVSLLAYDALILESGVIESRADYVGHHLAADMKAGQGAKRTKTVLRVTVIGEVAYVVTKTATPATNADGSNGSDMAELMLLSKSGTGWTIRAVHWSSRRRRA
- a CDS encoding heavy metal translocating P-type ATPase; the protein is MTDAHTAHHHQSADTQTVSHSSHAAGGMAGTDHGAHDKHAGHSVDMFKNKFWLSLALTLPTLVWGHMLQNALGYTAPVFPGARWIPAIFGTAVFAYGGWPFLRGARQEIADRVPAMMTLIALAISVAFAFSAAVVLGFPAMPLWEELASLVTIMLLGHWLEMRSVSQAQGALGELAKLLPSSATRVHGAGTDERLEEVPVAALHDGDIVLVRPGANVPADGVVRAGRSAVNEALITGESAPVEKAEGATVIAGAINGAGSLRVEVTGTGDHTALAGIMRLVAQAQASRSGAQMLADRAAFWLTWIAIGAGAVTFVAWLASGATMATAVERLVTVLVISCPHALGLAVPLVLAISTTLGAQSGLLVRDRRGLEEARNLTTVVFDKTGTLTLGQHRVVSMKTAVGLGEDEALRLAAAVERDAEHPVARAIVTSAAERKLEVPAATNFESIPGRGVRAVVNGRQLEGGGPNLLASLGISPTAELQTYTETVMAAGQGVIYLVESGRTIAAFAVADAVRPESAEAVKQLHAAGIEVVMMTGDAQTVADAVARELGIDTVLAQVLPEQKAANIERLQKQGKRVAMVGDGVNDAPALVSADVGIAIGAGTDVAVEAGDVVLVRSDPRDVPRIVSLSRATYRKMVQNLWWAAGYNIVAIPLAAGVLAPWGIVLTPAIGAVLMSFSTIIVALNAQLLRRVRL